From a single Arachis hypogaea cultivar Tifrunner chromosome 3, arahy.Tifrunner.gnm2.J5K5, whole genome shotgun sequence genomic region:
- the LOC112779600 gene encoding uncharacterized protein produces MVTSNSIEDLFNMQVTCKVFMGAAGLDTVYKHATMSYKPLACFLLHLDGPERRFLDCSVEVGNVDAILRHQFTEYLRFGRRDKGMELLAMASTEGSVEAGYLCSVLLMSDHEDEEDVQRGVQMMEVYRISGQLKSYTNFLRDICKYTTVLLKEMFKRN; encoded by the coding sequence ATGGTTACATCGAATTCGATTGAGGATTTGTTCAACATGCAGGTGACGTGTAAGGTGTTCATGGGTGCGGCGGGTTTAGACACTGTATACAAGCATGCAACGATGTCGTATAAACCGTTAGCATGCTTTTTACTTCACCTCGACGGGCCTGAAAGGAGATTCCTTGATTGCAGCGTGGAAGTAGGAAATGTGGATGCTATACTCCGACATCAGTTCACGGAGTATCTCCGGTTTGGCCGACGTGACAAAGGGATGGAACTGCTTGCTATGGCCTCAACGGAGGGCAGCGTCGAAGCAGGTTACCTGTGTTCCGTGTTGCTAATGTCTGATCACGAAGACGAGGAAGACGTGCAAAGGGGTGTTCAAATGATGGAGGTTTATCGTATTTCTGGGCAACTTAAGAGCTACACCAATTTCTTGAGGGACATTTGCAAATATACCACGGTGCTCTTAAAAGAAATGTTTAAACGCAACTGA